In Aureibaculum algae, the following are encoded in one genomic region:
- a CDS encoding DUF4369 domain-containing protein codes for MKNTIVIALVTLLFVACGKKSENTMIVQGKIKDMKKGTLYLQKQNDSIFVVVDSIALDGTDTFTLSCDVESPQMYFLSLDKSPSKEIAFFGEKGTITINTRLDKFNFAAEVNGLSNQKLLNEYNEIKNKYSGKRLDLLKADFEAKRDNDTVRIDSVSNAIHRLLKSRYRYAINFAINNGDKEVAPFVALTEFSDANIVWIDSVNNSLTQEIKDSKYGKILSDFIKERKKSN; via the coding sequence ATGAAAAATACAATTGTTATTGCCTTAGTTACTTTGTTATTTGTAGCATGTGGAAAGAAATCTGAAAACACGATGATCGTGCAAGGAAAGATTAAAGATATGAAAAAAGGTACCCTATATCTTCAAAAACAAAATGATTCAATATTTGTTGTTGTCGATTCAATAGCACTTGACGGTACAGATACGTTTACACTTTCCTGTGATGTTGAAAGTCCTCAAATGTATTTTCTATCCTTGGATAAGTCGCCAAGTAAAGAAATTGCATTCTTTGGCGAAAAAGGGACTATAACAATCAATACTAGATTAGATAAATTTAATTTTGCTGCAGAGGTTAATGGCTTAAGCAATCAAAAACTGCTGAATGAGTATAATGAAATTAAAAATAAGTACAGCGGAAAACGATTGGATTTATTAAAGGCTGATTTTGAAGCGAAAAGAGATAATGATACAGTAAGAATAGACTCAGTATCAAATGCTATTCATAGGTTATTAAAAAGCAGATATAGATATGCTATAAATTTCGCTATCAACAATGGTGATAAAGAAGTGGCTCCATTTGTTGCGTTAACTGAATTTAGTGACGCAAATATTGTTTGGATTGACAGCGTTAATAACAGTCTAACTCAAGAAATTAAGGACTCTAAGTATGGCAAAATACTTAGCGACTTTATAAAGGAGAGAAAGAAAAGTAATTAG
- a CDS encoding TIGR00266 family protein codes for MTSHEIDYTIYGEEMQYVEIELDPQEAVVAEAGSFMMMDNGIKMDTIFGDGSGQTEGVLGKLFSAGKRLLTGESLFMTVFMNAEQGKKKVSFASPYPGKIIPLDLTNFNEKFICQKDAFLCAAKGVSVGIEFSKKLGRGLFGGEGFIMQKLEGDGMAFMHAGGTVSKKELRAGEKLKVDTGCLVGFTQNINYDIEFIGGIKNTVFGGEGLFFATLTGPGTVYVQSLPFSRLAGRIIASVPRTGGKSKGEGSILGGIGDLLDGDNRF; via the coding sequence ATGACATCACACGAAATAGATTATACCATTTACGGAGAAGAAATGCAATACGTAGAAATAGAACTAGACCCGCAAGAAGCTGTTGTTGCTGAAGCCGGAAGTTTTATGATGATGGATAACGGTATTAAAATGGATACTATTTTTGGTGATGGTTCTGGACAAACAGAAGGTGTGTTGGGTAAATTATTTTCAGCAGGAAAACGACTGCTTACCGGAGAGAGTTTGTTTATGACCGTTTTTATGAATGCAGAACAAGGCAAAAAGAAAGTTTCATTCGCTTCACCTTATCCTGGCAAAATTATTCCACTCGATTTAACCAATTTTAATGAAAAATTCATTTGTCAAAAAGATGCCTTCTTATGTGCAGCCAAGGGCGTTTCTGTTGGAATAGAATTTTCTAAGAAACTAGGCAGAGGCTTATTTGGAGGTGAAGGGTTTATTATGCAAAAATTAGAAGGTGATGGTATGGCATTTATGCATGCAGGTGGTACGGTTTCTAAAAAAGAATTACGTGCTGGAGAAAAATTAAAAGTAGATACGGGTTGTCTCGTTGGCTTTACCCAAAATATTAATTATGATATTGAATTTATTGGAGGTATTAAAAACACCGTTTTTGGTGGTGAAGGCTTGTTCTTTGCAACCCTAACAGGTCCTGGAACTGTATATGTGCAATCTTTACCTTTCAGCAGATTAGCTGGCAGAATTATAGCTTCTGTACCAAGAACTGGTGGTAAAAGTAAGGGTGAAGGTAGTATCTTAGGCGGTATTGGTGACTTATTAGATGGAGATAATAGATTTTAG
- a CDS encoding DUF559 domain-containing protein, with the protein MRELIEELDGEVHIITLAEEYDAKRARYLIELAYTVIRFENKMVFDYLPSVLREIRNNFKPSEIWLVL; encoded by the coding sequence GTGAGGGAATTAATTGAAGAATTAGATGGTGAAGTGCATATCATTACTCTTGCCGAGGAGTATGATGCCAAAAGAGCACGCTATTTAATTGAATTAGCGTATACAGTAATTCGTTTCGAAAATAAAATGGTTTTTGATTATTTACCTTCTGTATTACGAGAGATTAGAAATAATTTTAAACCTTCTGAAATTTGGCTGGTGTTATAA
- a CDS encoding endonuclease domain-containing protein: protein MNNKNGHNNKRLKSLRKKLRLNLTPAEAFLWKHLKGKQLDAKKFVKQHSIGNYIVDFYCASEKLIIELDGEVHYNPTAEEYDANRTRYLNELAYTVIRFENKMVFDYLPSVLREIRNNFKPSEI, encoded by the coding sequence ATGAATAACAAAAACGGTCATAATAATAAAAGGTTAAAAAGTTTAAGAAAAAAACTGAGATTAAACTTAACTCCTGCAGAGGCTTTCTTGTGGAAACACCTTAAAGGTAAACAACTTGACGCTAAAAAGTTTGTAAAACAACACAGTATTGGAAATTATATAGTTGATTTTTATTGTGCCTCTGAGAAATTAATTATTGAATTAGATGGTGAAGTGCATTACAATCCTACTGCAGAAGAATATGATGCTAACAGAACACGCTATTTAAATGAATTAGCGTACACTGTAATTCGTTTCGAAAATAAAATGGTTTTTGATTATTTACCTTCTGTATTACGAGAGATTAGAAATAATTTTAAACCTTCTGAAATTTAG